From the Cryptomeria japonica chromosome 2, Sugi_1.0, whole genome shotgun sequence genome, one window contains:
- the LOC131071349 gene encoding uncharacterized protein LOC131071349, translating into MAWDSLQNRWVVMVVCIWLDCCTGASYGFSIYSQTIKTRFGYTQQQLDTISVFAGLGGIGGILAGLLYQCFPPWIVLLLGALHNLIGYAALWLFLTGRLTSPALWELCLATCIAMNSELYYSTASMVTCVTNFPANRGIVVGLKKGCLGLSSAILSTLWQVFFQRADGSSFLLVGGIVPSAVALLIMPIVRKYDPGDCENGSSSTMKNLAMVSAPLVFLALFLMGSAFWDGHTLQANRVEFAITLVILATPLYVAWKASNEERTSTKNSKILVPLMSQGDSNIFDRYVIAKYVNSPLWRVIFSIDFFLAFFTSAVTIASSLVAINNMNQVATSLGYGQQDITIFVTLISVAQFLGRFGSGVLSDYLLFKFGIGRPLLTALAGFILCCGHLLIVLAGTFPQALYFGCIFIGFSFGANWCLNSITVSDLFGLGHFGALYNVVMIGNPIVSYFLSVWVAGYLYDIEMVKQGGEQCKGNTCFDLTFIILASICVLATLTSSILWWRTKHIYRKRMSN; encoded by the exons ATGGCTTGGGATTCTTTACAGAACAGATGGGTAGTTATGGTAGTCTGCATATGGTTAGACTGTTGTACAGGAGCATCATACGGCTTCAGCATATATTCTCAGACCATCAAGACCAGATTTGGCTACACCCAACAGCAATTGGACACCATATCTGTATTTGCCGGCTTAGGAGGAATCGGGGGTATTCTGGCTGGCCTGCTATACCAGTGCTTTCCTCCATGGATTGTTCTTCTTTTGGGAGCTCTCCACAATTTGATAGGCTATGCGGCCCTATGGCTGTTTTTGACTGGGAGATTAACATCCCCTGCCTTGTGGGAGCTCTGTTTAGCTACCTGTATTGCCATGAACAGTGAGTTATACTACAGCACAGCTTCCATGGTGACCTGTGTGACCAATTTTCCTGCTAACAGAGGGATTGTGGTGGGTTTGAAGAAGGGATGCCTTGGTCTTAGCAGTGCCATTCTGTCCACACTATGGCAGGTGTTTTTCCAGAGGGCAGATGGGTCTTCCTTCTTGTTGGTAGGGGGCATAGTTCCTTCTGCAGTGGCCCTTTTGATCATGCCAATTGTGAGGAAGTATGACCCAGGTGACTGTGAAAATGGGTCTTCAAGTACAATGAAAAACCTGGCCATGGTGTCTGCTCCCTTGGTGTTTTTGGCCTTGTTTCTCATGGGTTCTGCCTTCTGGGATGGACACACTTTGCAG GCAAATCGAGTGGAATTTGCTATCACACTTGTAATTTTAGCAACTCCCTTGTATGTGGCTTGGAAAGCAAGTAACGAGGAGAGGACTTCAACAAAAAACTCAAAAATTTTGGTCCCCTTGATGAGTCAGGGAGAttcaaatatttttgatagataTGTTATTgctaagtatgtcaattctcctCTATGGAGAGTAATTTTTAGCATTGATTTTTTCTTAGCCTTTTTTACTTCTGCGGTTACTATAGCTTCTAGTCTTGTGGCAATTAACAACATGAATCAAGTTGCAACTTCTCTAGGGTATGGACAACAAGACATTACCATATTTGTCACTTTGATATCAGTAGCCCAATTTTTAGGTCgctttgggagtggagttttgtcAGATTATTTACTCTTTAAATTTGGAATAGGTAGACCACTATTAACTGCACTAGCTGGGTTTATTTTGTGTTGTGGGCATCTTCTTATAGTACTAGCAGGCACTTTTCCCCAGGCTCTATACTTTGGTTGTATTTTCATAGGATTCTCTTTTGGAGCAAATTGGTGTTTAAATTCTATTACTGTGTCCGATTTGTTTGGGCTAGGTCATTTTGGAGCATTATACAATGTGGTAATGATTGGTAATCCGATAGTATCATATTTTCTCTCTGTGTGGGTTGCTGGGTATCTCTATGATATAGAAATGGTTAAGCAAGGAGGAGAACAATGCAAGGGAAACACATGCTTTGATCTTACCTTTATTATTTTGGCCAGTATTTGTGTTTTAGCAACTTTGACATCATCCATTTTGTGGTGGAGAACAAAACACATTTATAGAAAAAGAATGAGTAACTAA